From the genome of Clavelina lepadiformis chromosome 2, kaClaLepa1.1, whole genome shotgun sequence:
AGCTGTTTAGGCTGGCTCCAATATACGTAAGCTATGAGAGATGATTTGAAAGTATATGCCTATACAACCAGCACGTTTTGAAATACTTAGCAACATGAAAGTTAAATAGTCTAATAAGCTAAGTTGCAAATTTGCCGTTATTGGGTAACGCTATTAGGAAAAGTTATGTAAGTGACAACtcatttcaaatttgatagTAACACTCCGCTATTGggcaaagaaacaaaaataataaattcacACATTTATGAATCTGTTAATGCTTCGCTGCAGAAAACAAATCCAAGCAGCCAAAGAACGGATCAAATGAAACCAAAGTCAATGGCAAAGATAAGGCAGTAAGCAAAAACACAACCAATGGTGAAAGcggaaataaaacaaacgtaaaaaactTTACCAACGTCAACCTCGGTgagttttaagattttttaccTCGTCAAGTGCCTGTTATTTCACATTTCTAATTTATGAATGGAAACACCGATGACTGTAATGACTGTAGTGattgtttaaaattagttaaaagtaaaatgtGAACTATTTCTCTGAATTactaaattgaaattttaattgaagGTGAACAGCACAGCAGATCGGTCAACGTTGCCGGTGAGAACACAGGCGCAATCAGTCTCGGTGACAACAACACAGGAGCAAATGTTAATAGTAAGAAAAAAGTTTACGTCATACTCTGGCCACGTGCTCAAAAACGCATTAGAGTAGtcttaaagtaaaaaaaatatttttatgatttgtttgatttttttttgcagaCGGTTCAAATGGTCAATGTGCTTCGAAAGAAAACAATATCATAACAGAAAATCGCGAGCAAGACATTAATATTGAAAATCTAACACTCATAAACAACCCTTCTAGTAATTAttttgaataataataatctatTTTATAAGAATTAGGAAACTTAAAACGTATGACACTTTCTGTGAGCGAGCCATGCAAAGTCTATTAAAATTGCGTAATTCCACGTGTAGCGCTTAGCACCTCTATGAAGGATAACATTGATATATCTAGATTGAGATTttacgaaatgttaattgttGAATTGGTAAAgccacaaaaaataacaattacaGAAATGAATTACTGTTGACACAAAGTTAAAACCGTCAGCATGACTATTAGCGTAACGTAATATATTGATAATTCCTTAACACTTTGTTATGTCAATTATAAGCGTAATATTTCATATCAAATATTTTAGCGTCGTCTTCTGGCTCAAAAACCGATCAAAAACCAACAGCTGATGAAATAACAACAACTCAACCTAAAGAAAGTCATTGGGTAACAAATCTAATAAGCAAAGATGGCAAAGAAACAAGTAAAGATGGagaactttttcaaataaagAATGAATTTGCAACACCGCAAATGAAATCCGCCAATCATCAAAGTGACATCTTGGCAGAGAAAACCAAAACGCGACATCTTGAGGTTCAACTTGAAAGAGAAAGAGATTCAAGTAATGATTAAGAAttaataagtttttaaaaatttataactaGCTTCTTTTCAAAATGGTATACATATGACACAACTGTTTAAAATGTGTAAACAATATATTTCCTGTTTGTCCATGTTGTTGTTCAGACAAGCAGTACTAAATGAAATCTATAGAAAAATATGGAAATACAGTATATCTGTAGAAATGTATACAAAAGTGCATTTGGTGATGAACGTTTGGaccttttaaaatgattttttaatgATACAGAAAATTTTCCATGTAAACATTGTGGACAAACAGTAGCCACAACTGAAGACATTATATGCCTGCCCAGCagaaaagctttaaaaagttCCAACAAAAGAGAGCATCTGTCCAACAAAAAGCAACGGCTTTATGCACAGAGTTTTATAATCAACAACAATTCAGTCGATGTAATCACTTTTTCGAATGCAACAAACATCACAGTTTCTGATGAGGTATATTTTTATACTAAACACGCATGTGTTTTTGCATCATATATGTATCACGTATCACATGCGTTCATACTACAAAAGGTTTGTTCGTTTTTTGTAGGTAAAACTTCAATCAAACAACTGGTTCCCTGGATACAATTATAAAATTTGCTATTGTTCCAAATGCGACAAAATGATTGGATGGAAAAATATTCTGGCTGATGCGAAAGTGGCTCAGCAGGAGTTTGacacattttttgattttaaacttGCTGAACAATCCTTAATCGCAGATGTGTAAATAGCGTCAAACCATTCTAAACGCAGCAAGCAATTGCAGTAAGCGCTTGCTTGTACAATCAATACACTCCGTACAAAATTCTGTTACTTAACCTAATTTGAAAGTTATCGTATATAAAATAGCATATATCCAGCAGTGATCTACTTATCCTCATCTTTAGCGTCGCGTAGCGGGTAACGTAAACCTTTAAACAAAACTCACTGCTGGTAACTCACAGTCACAAAACCCATATGACTATAAATATATCTGTGGAAATTCACAACTTGCAGGCAAGACTTAAAATTGCTGGTGTCACTTACATTTTATGAGTAGGTTAGCTAAAATCCATCCAGCAATCACAGCCCAAACTCGGTTGTAATTTTGATTGACATAGAcgtatatatatttgtataaatGGTTTGCTTGTGTTATTTCACGTAAAGATATTCTATAACTACcgatataaaaagtttaaaacttccCCGTGCTTTCAATGTTTGAAGTTTTTCATTGTGTTGTGCTGTTGTATTTGACTGGGTTTGTTGAACTACATCCAATGGCTGGCTATTTCTGATACAACCTATGACCAATGCAATCTTTAAATTGAAGATTTATTTCCAAATTGATATGATATTGCGAAATACGTtgcattttcatattttaatgaaaagcaGTATAGAAAGATTAAAAATAATGAGGGTACAATTTCAGCCacttctacagcaaacagaTTTAGGAACTTTAACAGGCAATTAAAGACCACGTTTTAGCAGTCCTTAAATGTATTCTATAAATGTATGTATTCTGGATATGACAATAGCTTTGACAATCGCCCTTGTGCTGATAATtgtcacaaaaataaaaacattgacACTTCTTGCTTTGTAATAACTGGGGCagataaatttacaaatttagtCATAGCGTCTGGTATACGGCTGACAACATTATATcttattataattttcttattCGTTTGTTCTCTTTCTAGCCACAAACCACCAATCACATCTGCCAGTGGTGGAAGAAATGCAAAGATATTACGCGTAATTAAGAGATGTTTTGCTATTATCAGCGATCTAATTGCAGTTAATGACGTCAATGTATAGAgagaataaaaataacttttacgTTGGGTTATGTTATaaatgttttctttcataGTATTGGCTATTTCCATACTGGTTTCAAGTGAGTGTGATCAACCAACCCGTAGGGAACGTAACTATGACAAGCCATACTggacaaaaagtgaaaacctTCAATTGTAAGGTATTGTGTGGGCCAAGTAGGACAAAAACACGAGATTACGCATTAACAAAGAACGGAGTTGTGGATTGGGATCGTTGTTGGCCCTTTTTTTTTGACGAAAATGTTGCGTAATCACCCACGATTAAGCGTATTTTGTCCCAATTGGCCAACCCAAAACCTTACAGGTAACGATATTCACTGTTGTCCAGTATGGTTTATACTTTATACGAtctgttttgtgtttgtaaGACAATCCTAACTTTTAGCTGAATAAATCTCATGTTGggttttagttaatttaaaGCTCACAACAGGTTACATCATTTCTTCGTATTGATTATGCTTGAATTTGTAGAAAGAGAATATTTCCAGGTTACACTGACCCCGACACAAATGCAAAAGTTTTGACGAGATCTTATCCTCTACTGCCACCCGACGGTAAAAGTCGACTACCACCAATTTACAAATGATGCTAAATTTGAAGAATTGTccgtttttttgttgttttttttctttaaataattGTAAACGTTGTACCCAACAGAATTAAGCGTCGTGGAATAAATTTATACCACAATGTGAGTCTGAAAATTGTTATGCTTCGATATACActttaaacatgaaaatataaattttctaTGCATGGTTAGatgttgaatatttttaaatcgATTGTTTGTATGAAAAGTTTCACCAACAATTCTTCAAAGTCACTTTTCGTTTTTCTCGCTGCTTGTCGCTAAGctaagtaaaaataaaaactaaaccaGCAAATGTATGTTGACCGCAAATGATTTGCTTTCTGAAATACAGTATAGTAAGCAAAATATCTATTGAACGATTTATCTAACAGATTTATTCACCCACCGCCAACAAAGGGTTCTAAACTGAAATAAGCACACTTGCACCGATGCTTAAATTAAACTGCCAAAGACAGAAATGTTATGAAACATAATGGTAGAACAGGATATACGGTATGATTGTTTTATGGGTTGTCGGCATCAATATACACTGATGACGAAATCATTAAACAAATCGAGTCAAATTGTGATCGTGACACCGACATTTATGAcatctatgacgtcataaatgtcTGTGTAAATCATTGATGTCACCTCgatttaaatataattaattcaaaGGTTAACTATTTTACTACGCCTTGATTTATATTTACGTAAGAAGATTGTCACTGAATAAATGTCGAAATATCTATGCTTTGGATTAGTTATAGATATAGAACATGATCATAGTTTCGTCACATAGATTTCCTTTATGACGGATTACGACGCcaataaatgtataaaacCATCGAAATATTTACACTGGTTCTGCCAACACCTGCATTAAGCATGTCATAAAAACCGGTTCCAGTCGAGTTATAAAGCCGCAAAAGTTGTAAATCTACTTCACTGCGGCTGCTCAAAGTCTTCTGTGCCAAGGTCGTTTGGAGTTAAAGAAGGGTTCCATATCAAGCCACGTGGAAGGAAAACTGATAGCGGTACCTGTCCCTAATCACGTAGCGTCACGGTGACGTAATACTGTGATGAGGTCATCAAAAAGTAAACGAGTTCACTTTTCCTGATATAGTCTTCTGAGAAATCTTGAGCAAGCAAATTTAGGTCTATTGTTGTGAAAGCCAAACAAGGAGCTTGTGTGCGAGCTGATAAAAGAAAACCACACAAGCTCCGCTCAAACATTGGATGCGTTCGTGCATGAACCGTATAAGGGGAATCTAAAAGAAGTACCCTCTGTCGCTGCTAAAGACTTGCAGATCTGCAAATGCTCGATTTGAACTGAAACATGcagttttgttaaataaagcaaaattcGGGTTGGGGGGAATACTTTGCATTTTCAATCatgtataaaaacaaatttcaaaaaacaatttgtagCGCGATAGaattttacagattttttTGGTGGTTGGTGGTTGTATGCTCACGTTCCGATTTCAGTTAGCCCTTTGCGATTTCGAAACACGGCAAGGCAAATTAAAATATCACCAAATTGAGCAGGAAATTTTCCCATTTTCAAGTGGACGACATCATTCGAGGTTCGCTGATTAAGATGTCGTTTTCAGCAATGCGATGTCTCCTAGATTAGCAGCATATATTAGTCGCTTTAAGGCTAAAATTAGTCAACTGAAGAATGAACTTACATGCTCGTTTACAGCCGTCTATGTCACGTAAAGTACACATAGACAGATAAAGTAAATGGCGATGTTTGAGCTATTGCGGGATTATTGCGGCAAGAAGGAACGTGCCAGGTAACATGCTCCAGTTTGTTACGAAATACGCCGATGGCTTTTAACATAGATTACAAATTGCTAGGTTGCAACAATTCGACGAAACGGCCAGTTATTGACCAACTGCGCTATAAAGAGTACACGCTGTGGAAGGAAAAATTCGTGCATTAGCACCACCACCACCCGGCACCAGCCggtattttttgtcaaataaagtgaaataaagtgaatattgaacaaaaaattcgTCACAAACTTTCGCAGCGAGTATTTTTGGTGATGAATGATGGATATTTAATCTGGTAAACGTTTTTAGGATGATTGCATCAAAACCTTATACGTTCCGAGCCCAATATACCAAAAATTCACTGATTACTCATACGATTACtccatttttttttcaagacaCGTTCAACTATAGTTAATCCGGGATTTAGCAGAAATAATTGACCGGATTATgccaaaacttaaaattagCCAACGTTTCCCAAAACATCTGCATCTGATCAGAACATAGTCAGATGACGGAACAAGCTGCTTAACCTTAAAACAGCGGTATATTgtcgaaaaaaatgtcaaaatttattCGATTTTGACGCCAACTCCGATGCTCGGTGAACGTGATTAGCAAGAAATTGATGGGTAAAACGGCAATTTACGTACCGGGCACAGATTGGACTCATCGTTCAAAAATGTAATGATATCacgaaaaaattgaaaaaaaaacgcacATAAAAACGGCGACAACCACTTTATGACGGCGGGGCTATAGTTTGCACACGCGTGACGCCTGGTCACGttaattagtttttatttCGGGAGTTCCCCTTTGCAACCAACTTCGAGTCTGGAACCATTTATGCCACAACGACGCGCCGGCTTGAAAAGAACTGGGACTGGTAAGTGTGCGACTGCGGACCGGTAGACTTTATCTAGTGGTTTTTAGATAGACGTTTACGGatgattaaaaaattaatgtttttacttCTTTCCTTATTTGGTGACAAAAGAAACTAAGTTGTTTCCGCTAAAACAAAGTTATTACAGCGCGATCCATTTCTTCGAAAAATATTAGTTTTGACACTGATCTGTTGGCAAGGTTGGGGTTTGTATGAATAACAGCAAGGAATAAGACGAATAGATGAACAAAAATCTAATTTATTACAATAGCACTGTCACTGGGTGGCCAAAAAACCAAGACCATATTTAGATTAACTTGGAAGGATACAAGAACTCTCGCTTAGGTAGAGATGTTGGGTCCGTGTTGAACTAATTCCGCGGTATATACATTCTGATAATCTGCTGatcttgaaataaaaatacgtCGTTGCAGGTAATATTCGGATTCGTATTTGATTGAGCATCTTCTCATACGATTAAGGTAGGATGGCGTGTCTGCATTAAATAGAACATCTCTCTAATCttttaataaagtttatttttaagttctgcggaaagtttttatttagtgAGATGTTCAAGTTTCCACCGAATTTTTTAAGTTTCGGGAGattttttgtaataagtttCAACCGGTAATTAATCAACatttaaaaggaaaaaaatctgaaaatcaTATTTTGACTGGAAGTGTTCCAGCGACGTAGCTATTTGATGCATTTGATGCACTGAAACGTCTACACTTCCATCTGTTTGTCGACTAGTTCGGAGAAAATAAAGCAATCATCGAAGCGAAACCGTTGTTGTGGGGGCGTGAAATCTTCACTATTTTGAGAAGTAACAAGCGAGCATCGAGATATCGGCGATTAAATCGCGTTTTGAACAAAACGTGACGCGTGCCTCATTCAATTATAGCTCAACAACAGGAAGTCGATTGGTCAATTGGGAACCAATGACACCCTAACTTTCTCCCTTGATTATGACAACACAAACACGATTACGAAGGACTAATTGctcttgttttcaaatagTTAAAGCTCATTCTAAATGGCAAGCGAGAATGCTCTTTTCAAGTTCTTGTCAAAATGAGGTTAATGACATTTTAAGtacaaacaattttgacattttaaaatttttattagtttcTGACCCACCATATACGATATACGTAATAAACCGTAACTTGTTGCGTGATCTTACggaaaaaagaaaactgtTTAAATTCAATTAGGTTTGatattattttgcaataagcGTTTTTCCATAACTAACGAAATAGTTAATGAAGTTTTCGCTATcaatactttaaaaaacaCTCTGATCGACATTTCTGATCCAACGTGAAGTTATGCGCGGGTGCGGCGTCATAACACCAGCGGTTGTAGTATAAACGAGCAAGATATCATTAATGCAGGATGGGTTCGTGTGTCCGCAAAGTTTCATGTTTGACTTATGTCTTTATGTCCCTGACCCtttatgtcaatttcaacTTCTGATAAACCTAATGAcatcaattaatttttaattttattgtagCGAAAAACCTCGAAATTGAATAGAAGCCTAAGGTCGAAAGAAACGAAACGTCGTCTCGCTCTTTATGCTATGTTCCCTGTAACAATACCTGCATCTTAGCGGCATATTGTTCTTCGTAATGCTATCATTGTTATTAAGCTATCAACGAGTGTACGCTTGTGGTATGCTTAATAACGGTAGACTTGCAGCTTGACAAAAATGGAACAACGGGACATTAAGTGGCGAAATTAGATAAATATCTCACGCCAGTTCTGCTTCAACAAAACCATATTTTATGCGTATACTTGCGCGCTATACCGTTAAGAAAAGCTTGTCTTGGcgaccaatgttccctctaatttttcacaagtgtgagcaaacacactaactctctgagcggtcccttggaccactgtgagcaacatcagacgtgcgcagtgcgcactgtggccattattatgcgtttattttcaattcaggttggatttttttcttgtgcgcagcacagttTTTCTGTGCGCGAAGACCGTgacagcagtgcgcatttgcgcacgcgcgcagcttagagggaacattgttGGCGACTAACATAGGTCTTTTATTTTGTCCGCTATTACGTTAAAATGTTCAGGTTGCATAGCGTATGGCTAAATGCAGAGTTATGGACCTGGTACCTTAACTACGATTTGCTCGTAAATGGACCAGCGCAGCCGTGGAACAAGCGCCGGTGAGTTTCTTGCGAGTTTGTGGGGGTGCGGacagaaaaagttttcccTTCCTTGGTTTTATACCGCCAAATAGGTCATACTGCCATTGATGATGTACTGATATACAAACTTTAAACAGAGTTCATTGacatacaaagtttttatgaaaacGCTTAAAAAATTGGTGAAAAAAGTTCGAATAAGATACAGTTTTTGTTGATGAGTGTGTCGAATGAAATAGCTTTCGGGATATTACTATTTCGAAATATCAGTTTCGTGGAAGTCCATTTTAAACGTTAAAGGCGTCAATCACGTCATTTACGCGACCGTAATCGTTTAATACGCAACAGTCAGAGATTCCAGTAAAAGTTTAAACCGTGCGAACGTGAGTAAAGGAACGTTGTCAATCtgtctttgtttcttttaatcCGCAAGTGGGCGTATCGATGTTTAACAGGTATTGCGCGAAATATTTGATGTCGTAATAAcgttcttttttctttttgtcgcTTGCCGTCGCTATAAATATGGATCACGTAGCTGACAATGGCCATTCTACCGACGAACAAACGATACCAAAGCGATCTTTTGAAACGTTTGAAAGTTTGCAGAATTTGAAATTTCCGAgaacaatttgcaaaaatgagTTTGAATACTGTCAGCCTCAAAGCATTCCAGAGTTCGAGCAAATTCATCCCGcttttgacgtcatcatcggCGAATTCACTCCAGAAAGTTTCAACAACGTTGAAAAACGCGTTTCTCCGCTCAGAGGGATTCGTCGCAAACTCGATGAAACCGACAGATCCGACAGCTCCGACCAAGATCTTAATCCCGAAGCAAACGGTGAAAAGTCACGCAACGGCCGCATCGGCTCCGACGGTTCAAGCATCATCATCCAGCTGTCATCCGTGTACGATCAACGATCGGGAAGAGATGATCGACTTCATGTGCCGGCTCTTCGTGACTAGGGAGCCGCTGATGAGATCGATCGGAGCAACACCGACGAATTCGAGGGTGTACGTCAAATACTGCATCGATGTAAGTATATTTGATGACGATGACGATGTTACTGTTAGTATTCGAGTGTGTTGAAGTAATGTTATTGAATTTGTTATATTAATTAGTTTCATTAATGATGATTAAATACGGAAACTGCGTCAAATTTCTGATCTGATTGCTTAATATTAGAAACCGTCTTAACTTAAGGGTCGTTTTAAATATTCCGATTTGATT
Proteins encoded in this window:
- the LOC143446729 gene encoding uncharacterized protein LOC143446729 gives rise to the protein MPSNEGSSYRNYNYGSQTSREIALDGDNNGAIVLGDDNQGANVSISGENKSKQPKNGSNETKVNGKDKAVSKNTTNGESGNKTNVKNFTNVNLGEQHSRSVNVAGENTGAISLGDNNTGANVNNGSNGQCASKENNIITENREQDINIENLTLINNPSTSSSGSKTDQKPTADEITTTQPKESHWVTNLISKDGKETSKDGELFQIKNEFATPQMKSANHQSDILAEKTKTRHLEVQLERERDSKNFPCKHCGQTVATTEDIICLPSRKALKSSNKREHLSNKKQRLYAQSFIINNNSVDVITFSNATNITVSDEVKLQSNNWFPGYNYKICYCSKCDKMIGWKNILADAKVAQQEFDTFFDFKLAEQSLIADV